One genomic region from Salvia hispanica cultivar TCC Black 2014 chromosome 2, UniMelb_Shisp_WGS_1.0, whole genome shotgun sequence encodes:
- the LOC125204322 gene encoding uncharacterized protein LOC125204322 gives MAENSPKRHRDDSIASDLDDSCSTAKRRKPYNNILNLLDEEEPEPSSQLSQDLSAMFTTLEQELSSSTTTTFDFEPLAEASEHSQPLASTGDEDESVKSVMRHLLEASDDELGIPNTTDENAVENFNGVEDLPFAFTDHELWEFEDVAANYYTVLQSELFM, from the coding sequence atggCAGAAAACTCTCCAAAACGCCACCGCGATGACTCAATCGCCTCCGATCTAGACGATTCATGCTCAACCGCGAAGCGCCGAAAGCCCTATAACAACATTCTCAACCTCCTCGACGAAGAGGAGCCGGAGCCGAGCAGCCAGCTGAGCCAGGATTTATCAGCTATGTTCACCACCCTCGAGCAGGAGctctcctcctccaccaccaccaccttcGACTTTGAGCCTCTGGCGGAGGCGTCGGAGCACTCTCAGCCACTAGCCTCCACTGGAGACGAGGACGAGAGCGTGAAGTCTGTGATGAGGCATCTTCTAGAAGCTTCGGATGATGAGCTCGGGATTCCGAACACGACGGACGAAAACGCCGTTGAAAATTTTAACGGCGTCGAAGATTTACCGTTTGCGTTTACGGATCACGAGCTGTGGGAATTTGAAGACGTGGCGGCTAATTACTATACTGTTTTACAGTCTGAACTTTTCATGTAG